In Alteromonas sp. V450, the following proteins share a genomic window:
- a CDS encoding RNA methyltransferase — translation MQIKNQTVTLGLVNPKNPVNVASILRAAGCYGVQSVFYTGVRYRFAKEFNADTKAFHKKIPTVGVDSLQQMIPQGATVVAVELSEGAIPLPEYEHPDNAFYILGPEDGSIGEDILKWCDHVVYVPTYSCMNVAATANVLLYDRLAKSNYEKGDALIRRSRDKNNKTKV, via the coding sequence ATGCAAATAAAGAATCAAACAGTGACGTTAGGGCTAGTAAACCCTAAAAACCCGGTAAATGTAGCATCAATACTTCGCGCGGCTGGTTGTTATGGCGTTCAAAGTGTTTTTTATACGGGGGTTCGCTATCGATTTGCCAAAGAATTTAATGCGGACACGAAGGCGTTTCACAAAAAGATCCCCACCGTTGGGGTTGACAGTCTTCAACAAATGATACCGCAAGGAGCAACGGTCGTGGCGGTTGAATTATCTGAAGGTGCAATTCCGTTACCTGAATACGAGCATCCCGATAATGCTTTTTATATTTTAGGACCGGAAGATGGAAGCATAGGAGAGGACATATTAAAGTGGTGTGATCATGTGGTTTATGTACCCACCTACTCTTGTATGAATGTAGCGGCAACCGCCAATGTGCTGCTATACGATAGATTAGCTAAGTCAAATTACGAAAAGGGTGATGCGTTAATTAGGCGAAGCAGAGACAAAAATAATAAAACGAAGGTTTAA
- a CDS encoding alpha-1,6-glucosidase domain-containing protein produces the protein MFTKTSVMRAALLLVGAYALAGCGGSGVESGTNNLLTCEVPNVPNAAGTDCEPPPPIQCKAPLVPNAANDACEAGADPNLPAPVFTPSANQAVLYYNRAAVDADNSSNDPAYEGWRLHTWNNDACDAYADADTDWANGRIHSGIDPNYGAYWILDLKEGYGSCHNFIIHKGTDDAGKEMGGGDFQGSLVQNDETFVRMNFTLSGEPTIFEFPIMSLGPQPVDIEGFGAHWLDANTILWDVPDVVSEVKLHYSAQAGLESSLEEGINGTQVSLMSTTLSDAQSARAPHLSSMQAWEGDWSVEDAKTILTTQAVVGGYDADGTLIAATGIQLANAIDALYTAGENDADETQLGGIYADSGITAALWAPTASNVDLLIYNDNKTLNQRLSMIRDNTSGVWRFEGDMSLDRQLYRYEVTVYHPITGQIETLLVTDPYSVSLSTNGRFSRFVNLADEDLKPEGWDTQTIPTVKNYEDAVIYEGHIRDFSVRDMSTSLENRGKYLAFTEEGTAPVEHLKKLVDAGLTYFHILPANDIATIDEDPTKTVDLYDTVGKLCRLNSSAAVCEEESSDALLIDVYNSYDPLSQAGKAQQLTNDLRNLDTFNWGYDPHHFNAPEGSYASSAEGVERIIEMRAMIQALHEMGLRVALDVVYNHTNASGVFSKSVLDKVVPGYYHRYEVDTGAIVRETCCDDTEPRNVMMEKFMKDSLLLWAEHYKYDAFRFDIMSQATKDTMVRLRDAVQAIDEDNYFYGEGWTKIDRGYEQASQLNMAGTEIGTYNDRIREAIRQGAIFRPEDDGLLSAQDRVKMGMIGTLKDYVLETSSGSAGATSNLGGYAEDPADIINYVSKHDNETLWDQLNYTLPQDITLAERVRAQNVAMGINLVSQGIPFLQMGGDMLRSKSMDRNTYDSGDWFNYVDFTYETNNWNVGLPLAQDNETRWQEMGEFIYNPDRAASMSDIMFASDVFAELLNIRMESPLFRLTTADDIIDRIGFHNIGERQQRGLIAMSIDDGISENSEQPRQDLDMMNDAVMVLVNTGYQEKAITVNTATGFSLHPTQMNSVDATVRGAHFVEGEDGNGTFTVPALTIAVFVKPQSGAQGYGLSAFATSGAPDVVPYGDTIAYLRGDMNGWSTNDAFVYQGDGKYTATVTLEGGVTYGFKFASEDWSTVNFGAADGEEGTVIAGEEKVLARTNTNLSFTPATSATYLFTIDATDAEAPILMVENEEPYVGTPVYLRGAMNGWGTDEEFAYQGDRIYTFARDIEPGTYEFKVASEDWSTVNFGAFSADESDRNLAPGQTLGLAATNDNLILNIETADRYVFVFNVTNLNAPTIGVFKEAFWGNTEVFVRGGMNGWGAVDQFTYKGAGVYSVDIELSAGTVEFKVASEDWSTVNLGNPNDASSNVVSLETGKSIAGSNNNLVLDVPESGLYEIVVTGPDGNNPTLTVFKK, from the coding sequence ATGTTTACTAAAACAAGCGTGATGCGTGCTGCGTTACTTCTAGTAGGCGCCTACGCTCTTGCTGGTTGTGGTGGTTCGGGCGTTGAGTCAGGCACAAACAACCTGCTAACTTGTGAGGTTCCTAACGTTCCAAACGCCGCCGGCACCGATTGTGAGCCGCCGCCGCCCATCCAATGTAAAGCACCGTTAGTGCCCAATGCGGCAAATGATGCGTGTGAAGCGGGAGCTGATCCGAACTTGCCAGCGCCGGTTTTTACGCCTTCAGCTAATCAAGCCGTACTTTATTACAACCGCGCTGCGGTTGATGCTGATAACTCAAGTAACGACCCAGCGTATGAAGGATGGAGATTGCATACTTGGAACAACGATGCCTGTGATGCGTACGCTGATGCAGACACAGACTGGGCAAATGGACGTATCCACAGTGGGATCGATCCAAACTACGGTGCATATTGGATTTTAGACCTCAAAGAAGGGTATGGAAGCTGCCATAACTTTATTATCCATAAAGGCACCGACGATGCTGGCAAGGAAATGGGGGGCGGCGATTTTCAGGGCTCACTTGTGCAAAACGACGAAACGTTTGTGCGTATGAATTTCACCCTATCTGGCGAGCCTACGATTTTTGAGTTTCCTATTATGTCACTTGGTCCTCAGCCTGTTGATATAGAAGGCTTTGGCGCACACTGGCTAGATGCCAATACCATCTTATGGGATGTACCTGATGTTGTATCTGAAGTGAAGCTTCACTATTCGGCGCAAGCTGGGTTAGAAAGTTCGCTTGAAGAAGGTATCAATGGTACGCAAGTGTCGTTAATGTCTACTACGCTATCAGACGCGCAATCAGCCCGCGCGCCGCATTTATCATCGATGCAGGCTTGGGAAGGTGATTGGTCGGTGGAAGATGCTAAAACCATTTTGACGACACAAGCGGTTGTTGGTGGATATGATGCTGATGGGACGCTTATTGCAGCAACAGGGATCCAACTGGCAAACGCAATTGACGCATTATATACAGCGGGGGAAAACGATGCTGATGAAACACAACTTGGCGGAATATACGCAGACTCGGGTATAACTGCTGCGCTGTGGGCACCAACGGCTTCAAACGTTGACCTTCTAATTTATAACGATAACAAAACCCTAAATCAGCGCCTATCCATGATACGCGATAACACGTCTGGCGTTTGGCGCTTTGAAGGGGATATGTCGCTTGACCGCCAATTATATCGATATGAAGTTACTGTTTATCATCCCATTACAGGGCAAATTGAAACACTGCTTGTTACCGATCCATATTCTGTATCATTGAGCACGAATGGCCGTTTTTCTCGCTTTGTAAATCTAGCTGACGAGGATTTAAAGCCTGAAGGGTGGGATACGCAGACTATTCCTACGGTTAAGAACTATGAAGACGCTGTTATTTACGAAGGACATATTCGTGATTTCAGCGTACGCGATATGTCTACGTCTTTAGAAAATAGAGGGAAATACCTTGCGTTTACAGAAGAGGGGACGGCGCCAGTAGAACATCTTAAAAAGCTTGTTGATGCTGGGCTTACTTATTTCCATATACTTCCAGCGAATGACATCGCGACCATTGATGAAGATCCAACAAAAACCGTAGATTTGTATGATACGGTAGGCAAACTATGTCGCTTAAATAGCAGTGCTGCTGTGTGCGAGGAAGAAAGCTCTGATGCGCTACTTATCGATGTCTACAATTCCTATGATCCACTTTCTCAAGCGGGCAAAGCACAACAACTTACTAACGATTTACGCAACTTAGATACGTTTAACTGGGGCTATGATCCTCATCACTTTAATGCGCCAGAAGGCAGCTATGCGTCGAGTGCAGAGGGTGTAGAACGCATTATTGAAATGCGTGCCATGATCCAGGCCCTACACGAGATGGGTCTTCGTGTTGCGTTAGATGTTGTTTATAACCATACCAATGCGTCTGGAGTGTTCAGTAAGTCAGTATTAGATAAAGTAGTGCCTGGCTACTATCATCGATATGAGGTAGATACCGGGGCGATTGTTCGTGAAACCTGCTGTGATGACACCGAGCCTCGCAATGTTATGATGGAAAAGTTCATGAAAGATTCATTGCTTTTATGGGCTGAGCACTATAAATACGATGCTTTTCGTTTTGACATAATGAGTCAAGCGACGAAAGACACAATGGTGCGTTTGCGTGACGCAGTTCAAGCTATAGATGAAGACAATTATTTCTATGGTGAAGGGTGGACTAAAATAGACCGCGGTTATGAACAGGCGAGCCAGCTAAACATGGCGGGCACTGAGATTGGTACCTATAACGACCGCATCCGCGAAGCTATTCGCCAAGGTGCTATTTTTAGACCGGAAGATGACGGCCTTCTAAGTGCTCAAGACCGCGTAAAAATGGGCATGATAGGAACGTTGAAAGATTACGTGCTGGAAACATCCTCCGGTAGTGCGGGGGCCACCAGTAACCTAGGCGGCTATGCAGAAGATCCTGCAGACATCATTAACTATGTGTCAAAACATGATAATGAAACACTATGGGACCAGCTAAATTATACGCTTCCACAGGATATAACGTTAGCAGAGCGCGTACGTGCACAGAATGTTGCAATGGGCATCAACTTGGTTTCTCAAGGCATTCCATTTTTACAAATGGGGGGAGACATGCTTCGTTCTAAATCAATGGACAGGAACACCTATGATTCTGGAGATTGGTTTAACTACGTCGATTTCACCTACGAAACTAACAACTGGAATGTAGGGTTACCATTAGCACAGGATAACGAAACACGTTGGCAAGAAATGGGCGAGTTTATCTACAACCCAGATCGTGCCGCCTCTATGTCCGATATTATGTTTGCCTCTGACGTTTTTGCAGAGCTACTTAATATTAGAATGGAAAGCCCGTTATTCAGATTAACCACCGCTGATGACATTATTGATCGCATTGGATTCCACAATATTGGCGAACGCCAGCAGCGTGGCCTTATTGCTATGAGTATTGATGATGGTATATCTGAAAACAGTGAACAGCCTCGTCAAGATCTAGATATGATGAATGACGCGGTAATGGTTTTGGTGAATACCGGTTATCAAGAGAAGGCTATTACCGTCAATACAGCAACGGGTTTTTCACTTCATCCCACCCAAATGAATTCTGTGGATGCGACCGTGCGTGGTGCACATTTTGTAGAGGGTGAAGATGGTAATGGAACCTTTACCGTTCCTGCACTAACTATTGCTGTGTTTGTTAAGCCACAGTCTGGTGCGCAAGGTTATGGTCTGTCTGCGTTTGCAACGTCTGGAGCGCCTGATGTTGTTCCTTACGGCGACACCATCGCTTACCTGCGTGGAGATATGAATGGTTGGTCAACCAATGATGCGTTTGTCTATCAAGGTGACGGCAAGTACACCGCAACAGTTACACTTGAAGGTGGCGTTACATATGGATTCAAATTCGCATCGGAAGATTGGAGTACCGTTAACTTTGGCGCAGCGGATGGCGAAGAAGGTACAGTGATCGCGGGGGAAGAGAAGGTGCTAGCACGTACTAATACCAACCTTTCATTTACTCCAGCGACGAGCGCGACCTACCTGTTTACTATTGATGCGACTGATGCCGAAGCACCAATTCTTATGGTTGAGAACGAAGAGCCCTATGTTGGCACACCAGTGTATCTCCGTGGTGCAATGAACGGCTGGGGTACAGATGAAGAGTTTGCTTATCAGGGGGACCGCATCTATACCTTCGCAAGAGATATTGAGCCAGGCACATACGAATTTAAAGTTGCTTCTGAAGATTGGAGTACCGTAAATTTTGGTGCCTTCTCGGCAGATGAGTCAGATCGCAACCTGGCTCCTGGTCAAACCTTAGGCCTTGCAGCTACCAATGACAATCTAATATTGAATATTGAAACTGCCGACCGTTATGTGTTTGTGTTTAACGTAACAAACCTAAATGCGCCTACCATTGGTGTATTTAAAGAGGCATTTTGGGGTAACACAGAAGTGTTTGTGCGTGGCGGTATGAACGGATGGGGAGCAGTTGATCAGTTTACTTATAAAGGTGCTGGTGTTTATTCTGTAGATATCGAGTTGAGTGCAGGCACCGTCGAATTCAAGGTCGCCTCGGAAGACTGGTCTACAGTAAACTTGGGTAACCCGAATGATGCTTCTTCTAACGTAGTGAGTCTGGAAACGGGTAAATCTATAGCTGGGAGTAACAATAATTTGGTGCTCGATGTACCTGAATCTGGTTTGTATGAAATTGTTGTTACCGGCCCTGACGGGAATAATCCTACCCTTACCGTTTTTAAAAAATAA
- a CDS encoding patatin family protein, with protein MKKALVVEGGAMRGIFAAGVLDKFMEENIYDFDFALGVSAGATNLSTYIAKMHGLSKKIITEYATKRDFFSPLRFVKGGHMTDVHWLWHYSKEMLNIPAPCVQGSIPLFVGITNVATGKCEYIRAHKDNIDDIIVASCALPTAYRDQIEINGKRYVDGGVADAIPVIQAYKMGARELTVILSQPVGFSKPQVKSTWLLEKMYGNQPLLLQALLNRATTYNETLAFIKKPPSDCIINVIAPDEGFSVKRLTMDKHKLLKGYALGRRMARRTIKHTECA; from the coding sequence GTGAAAAAGGCATTGGTTGTAGAAGGGGGAGCGATGCGCGGCATCTTTGCTGCAGGCGTTCTTGATAAGTTTATGGAAGAAAATATCTACGATTTCGACTTTGCGTTAGGTGTGTCAGCGGGCGCAACTAATCTTTCTACTTACATAGCAAAAATGCACGGTCTTAGTAAAAAAATCATTACAGAGTACGCAACGAAGCGTGATTTTTTTAGTCCTCTGCGTTTCGTGAAAGGCGGGCACATGACCGATGTTCATTGGCTTTGGCATTATTCTAAAGAAATGTTAAATATTCCTGCCCCTTGCGTTCAGGGCAGTATTCCGCTCTTTGTAGGCATAACTAACGTTGCTACGGGCAAGTGTGAATACATCAGAGCACATAAAGATAATATAGACGATATTATCGTTGCCTCATGTGCGTTACCTACCGCCTATAGAGACCAAATTGAAATTAACGGCAAGCGCTATGTTGATGGTGGTGTAGCAGATGCAATCCCGGTCATTCAGGCATACAAGATGGGCGCTCGCGAGTTGACCGTTATCCTGTCTCAACCCGTAGGTTTTTCCAAACCCCAAGTCAAATCAACTTGGTTGTTGGAAAAAATGTATGGTAACCAACCCTTGTTGCTTCAAGCGCTTTTAAACCGCGCAACAACGTACAATGAAACGTTGGCATTTATTAAAAAGCCGCCAAGCGATTGTATTATTAATGTCATTGCACCAGACGAAGGCTTTAGTGTTAAGCGATTAACCATGGATAAGCACAAATTGCTGAAAGGCTACGCGCTTGGAAGACGCATGGCACGACGCACAATTAAACACACTGAATGCGCATGA